CAGATGCTGGCCCTGCCGCCCGTGCCGCCGACCGTCGCGACGATGACCTCGGTGCGGTTGGGACGCGACTACTACGTCCGGGTGGCCGGCAACGACTACTCCGTCGACCCGAGTGCGATCGGCCAACTCGTCGACGTGTGCACCACCCTGGCCCAGGTGAGGGTGAGCCGGGCGGGGCGCGTTCTGGGGGCTCACCAGCGCTGCTGGGCGGCGCGACAAGCCCTCACCGACCCCGCCCACGTCGCCACCGCTGCGGCGTTGCGCCGCCAGTTCCAGAGCGGCCCACCACCGCCGCCGGGTGATCACCTGGTGCGGGATCTGTCCGATTACGACCGTGCGTTCGGTGTGGACTTCGCCACGGGCACAGCGACTTCCGATGGCGAGGTGGCGTGATCATGGCTGCGGATCCGATCAAGGACGTCCTGCACTACGCCCAAGCCCTCAAAGCGCCACGCATCCGCGATTCCGCCGCCCGCCTCGCCGAGCAAGCCCGCGACGCCAGCTGGACCCACGAAGAATATCTGGCGGCGGTGCTCTCACGTGAGGTCGCCGCCCGCGAAGCCTCCGGCGCGGCAACCCGCATCCGCTCGGCTGGATTCCCGACACGGAAGTCCTTGGAGGACTTTAACTTCGATCATCAACCCGCACTCAACCGGGACATGATCGCCCACCTGGGCACCGGGGCGTTCTTGGCCAAGGCCCGCAACGTAGTGCTGCTCGGTCCGCCCGGCACCGGCAAGACCCATCTCGCCATCGGGCTGGCCATCAAAGCGGCCCAGACCGGGCATCGCATCGCGTTCGCCACCGCCGTGGACTGGGTCGCCCGGCTCAAGGCGGCCCATAACGCCGGCCGACTCCCCGCCGAGCTGGCGAAACTGCGCCGCATCGGCCTGCTCGTCGTCGACGAGGTCGGCTACATCCCCTTCGAACAGGACGCTGCGAACCTATTCTTCCAACTGGTCTCCAGCCGCTACGAACACGCCTCGCTGATCTTGACCTCGAACCTGCCCTTCGCCCGCTGGGGCGACGTTTTCGGCGACCAAGTGGTGGCCGCGGCGATGATCGATCGCATCGTGCACCACGCCGACGTCCTGACCCTCAAAGGCTCCAGTTACCGACTCAAGGACACCGGAATCGACACCTTGCCCTCCGCTAGAGCGGACAA
Above is a window of Mycolicibacterium baixiangningiae DNA encoding:
- the istB gene encoding IS21-like element helper ATPase IstB; this translates as MAADPIKDVLHYAQALKAPRIRDSAARLAEQARDASWTHEEYLAAVLSREVAAREASGAATRIRSAGFPTRKSLEDFNFDHQPALNRDMIAHLGTGAFLAKARNVVLLGPPGTGKTHLAIGLAIKAAQTGHRIAFATAVDWVARLKAAHNAGRLPAELAKLRRIGLLVVDEVGYIPFEQDAANLFFQLVSSRYEHASLILTSNLPFARWGDVFGDQVVAAAMIDRIVHHADVLTLKGSSYRLKDTGIDTLPSARADNTAQ